A part of Primulina huaijiensis isolate GDHJ02 unplaced genomic scaffold, ASM1229523v2 scaffold20367, whole genome shotgun sequence genomic DNA contains:
- the LOC140966266 gene encoding heavy metal-associated isoprenylated plant protein 32-like translates to MNKEEFLKIQTCVLKVNIHCDGCKQKVKKILQKIDGVYTIKIDSEQGKVTVSGNIDAATLVKKLTKNGKHAEIWGASKANNNHQNHLNNQLKNLHIDHGKGGNNKGQGQKNGGNNPPKGGPQGQNPQIQQQLQQLQQFKGFQDMRMPINNKDQNQKSVKFNLPEEDMTDDDDYDDDDDDDYDDDDDDYDDDEMDDMPMHNKKLVMGNGHGGAQMPNIMMKNNMMKGVGNAGNNGGNGAGNLNKGGSGGGNIPVQMNLGGANGGKKGGNVNNNGGNQNQGGGKGGKNGGGQPQDGKNGGGHNKNGNGGGGGGGGAGNGINFNANGAKNGGGMMPTTMMNVGQMGKNMPMPMGQMGNLPMGQMGNLSAVQGLPASAANGGGGGGAGYFPGVVAPEQMAGNPYYQQQLATMMMNQQRANGNERFHPMMYARPPPAVNYMPPYPPYPYPPPPGDRVDQYSMFSDENTSSCTVM, encoded by the exons ATGAACAAGGAGGAGTTCTTGAAGATCCAG ACTTGTGTTCTTAAAGTCAATATACACTGTGATGGTTGTAAGCAAAAAGTGAAGAAAATCTTGCAGAAGATTGATG GGGTTTACACAATAAAAATAGATTCAGAGCAGGGGAAGGTCACTGTTTCAGGCAATATTGACGCAGCCACACTTGTCAAGAAGCTTACAAAGAATGGAAAACATGCTGAGATTTGGGGCGCGAGCAAGGCAAATAACAATCATCAAAACCATCTGAATAATCAGCTCAAGAATCTGCATATTGATCATGGAAAAGGTGGAAATAACAAAGGCCAAGGTCAAAAGAATGGTGGAAACAACCCGCCGAAAGGTGGGCCACAGGGCCAAAATCCTCAGATTCAGCAGCAGCTTCAACAATTGCAACAGTTCAAAGGGTTTCAAGATATGAGAATGCCCATAAATAACAAGGATCAGAACCAGAAGTCTGTTAAGTTCAATCTGCCTGAGGAAGATATGACCGATGATGATGACTATGATGATGATGACGACGATGACTATGACGACGATGACGACGActatgatgatgatgaaatgGATGATATGCCTATGCATAATAAGAAGCTTGTTATGGGCAATGGCCATGGAGGTGCTCAGATGCCTAACATCATGATGAAAAATAACATGATGAAGGGTGTTGGAAATGCTGGTAATAATGGAGGAAATGGAGCTGGAAATTTGAATAAAGGCGGCAGTGGTGGTGGGAATATACCTGTGCAGATGAATCTTGGTGGCGCTAACGGTGGAAAGAAAGGTGGTAATGTGAATAACAATGGTGGCAACCAAAACCAAGGTGGCGGAAAGGGCGGTAAGAACGGTGGTGGGCAGCCGCAAGACGGCAAAAACGGTGGCGGCCATAATAAAAATGGcaatggtggtggtggaggaggtggtgggGCTGGTAACGGCATCAATTTTAATGCTAATGGAGCCAAGAATGGGGGTGGCATGATGCCTACAACGATGATGAATGTGGGACAAATGGGAAAGAACATGCCGATGCCAATGGGTCAAATGGGTAATCTTCCGATGGGCCAAATGGGCAACCTTTCCGCCGTTCAAGGCCTTCCGGCCTCAGCTGCTAACGGTGGCGGAGGTGGTGGTGCAGGGTACTTTCCGGGCGTTGTCGCCCCCGAGCAGATGGCTGGGAACCCCTATTATCAGCAACAACTCGCTACAATGATGATGAACCAGCAACGTGCCAACGGGAACGAGAGGTTTCACCCGATGATGTATGCCCGGCCTCCCCCTGCCGTTAACTACATGCCTCCCTACCCCCCATATCCCTACCCTCCGCCTCCGGGTGACCGAGTCGATCAGTATTCCATGTTTAGCGACGAAAACACATCCAGTTGTACGGTGATGTGA
- the LOC140966267 gene encoding probable membrane-associated kinase regulator 1, with protein sequence MGRRSQNHRHSATRSHTRPSSPTHSFSSSSSSSSFEFTISLSPHKSTAVLCPADELFYKGQLLPLQLSPRLSMVRTLLLSSPSTSSSSDTTTTASRDSTASHSSDSSSTDLLHNHDCESSRPSSVADDEFKRLSPITANLNPFNFHSRKSSKYFSLPKFSSVFRKEHKNPAPALSGATAVKRVSSSAKDVIRKYFKKVKPLYEKLSQKQQQQQQKMSSPPPCLPPARPPHPPSSKIPNPTSATLCMMKDKDQESTTPLNYPPQNTSFSGNLIYPRRRSSISSCPSSIGSSPSHARNGIGSSNMVRAGSGIYHSDASSMEELQSAIQSAIAHCKNSMLQNKNTISNEI encoded by the coding sequence atggGGCGGCGCTCACAAAACCACCGGCATTCTGCCACCAGATCTCACACCCGCCCCTCTTCCCCTACCCACTCcttttcttcttcctcctcctcctcctcgtTCGAGTTCACTATCTCTCTCTCCCCGCATAAGTCTACCGCGGTCCTCTGCCCCGCCGACGAGCTCTTCTACAAAGGACAGCTCCTCCCGTTACAACTCTCCCCCCGCCTCTCCATGGTCCGGACCCTCCTTCTCTCCTCCCCCTCCACCTCCTCCTCTTCCGACACCACAACCACAGCCTCCCGTGACTCCACAGCCTCCCACTCCTCCGATTCCTCCTCCACCGACCTCCTGCACAACCACGATTGCGAATCCTCCCGGCCTAGCTCCGTCGCTGACGACGAATTCAAACGACTCTCCCCCATCACCGCGAATCTTAATCCATTCAACTTCCACTCAAgaaaatcatcaaaatacttCTCACTTCCGAAATTCTCCTCCGTTTTCCGTAAGGAACACAAGAACCCGGCTCCGGCGTTATCCGGCGCCACCGCCGTGAAGAGAGTGAGTTCAAGCGCCAAAGATGTCATACGCAAGTACTTTAAAAAGGTGAAGCCTTTATACGAAAAGCTTTCCCAAAAacaacagcagcagcaacagAAAATGTCATCTCCGCCGCCATGCCTTCCACCAGCTCGTCCCCCTCATCCTCCGTCATCAAAAATCCCGAATCCCACTAGTGCAACCCTGTGCATGATGAAAGATAAAGATCAAGAATCCACAACGCCTCTAAATTATCCGCCGCAGAACACTTCTTTTTCAGGAAACTTGATCTATCCCAGAAGAAGAAGTTCCATTTCTAGCTGCCCATCATCGATTGGATCATCACCTAGCCACGCTAGAAACGGGATCGGGTCCTCAAATATGGTTCGTGCAGGATCCGGCATTTATCATTCAGATGCTTCATCAATGGAGGAACTGCAGAGTGCAATTCAGAGCGCAATTGCGCATTGCAAAAACTCCATGCTTCAGAATAAGAACACCATCAGTAATGAGATTTGA